Proteins encoded in a region of the Mesoflavibacter profundi genome:
- a CDS encoding nucleoside deaminase, translated as MIQPFDDTYFMKKALQEAQEAFDKDEIPVGAVIVIKDRIIARAHNLTERLNDVTAHAEMQAITAAANFLGGKYLKDCTLYVTLEPCQMCAGALYWSQISRIVYAARDEQRGCINLNTKLHPKTKIEGGILAEEASDLMKRFFIEKRNLN; from the coding sequence ATGATACAACCTTTTGATGATACTTATTTTATGAAAAAAGCCTTGCAAGAAGCGCAAGAGGCTTTTGATAAAGATGAAATTCCTGTTGGAGCTGTAATTGTAATTAAAGATCGCATTATCGCTAGAGCACATAATCTTACCGAGCGATTAAATGATGTAACGGCGCATGCCGAAATGCAAGCCATTACTGCTGCTGCTAATTTTTTAGGCGGAAAATATTTAAAAGATTGTACGCTTTATGTGACTTTAGAGCCTTGCCAAATGTGTGCTGGCGCGTTGTATTGGAGTCAGATTAGTAGAATTGTTTATGCTGCTAGAGATGAACAACGCGGTTGTATCAATTTAAATACCAAATTGCATCCTAAAACTAAAATTGAAGGTGGAATTTTAGCTGAAGAAGCTTCTGATTTAATGAAACGGTTTTTTATAGAGAAACGAAATCTTAACTAA
- the aspS gene encoding aspartate--tRNA ligase encodes MYRSHSCGELRASHINTDVTLSGWVQKSRDKGFMIWVDLRDRYGITQLIFDEERTPKSIMEQAQKLGREFVIQVKGTVIERESKNKNIPTGDIEVLVKELTILNESKLPPFTIEDETDGGEELRMKYRYIDIRRNPVKNNLIFRSKVTQEVRNFLSNQGFIEVETPYLIKSTPEGARDFVVPSRMNEGQFYALPQSPQTFKQLLMVGGMDKYFQIVKCFRDEDLRADRQPEFTQIDCEMAFVEQEDILNVFENLTRHLLKEVNGVEVEKFPRMLYDDAMRLYGNDKPDIRFGMQFGELNEVAQHKDFGVFNKAELVVGIAVPEANAYTRKEIDKLIDWVKRPQIGALGMVYVRCNEDGTYKSSVDKFYNQEDLAKWAEKTGAKAGDLICVLSGDTNKVRAQLSALRMEMAERLGLRKPNVFAPLWVIDFPLLELDEETGHYHAMHHPFTSPKPGQIELLDTKPGEVKANAYDLVLNGNEIGGGSIRIHDKETQAIMLKHLGFSEEEAKAQFGFLMDAFEYGAPPHGGLAFGLDRLVAILGGQETIRDFIAFPKNNAGRDVMIDAPAPIDDEQLDELNLSLKLNS; translated from the coding sequence ATGTACAGAAGTCATAGCTGTGGTGAGTTAAGAGCATCACATATAAATACAGACGTTACCCTTTCTGGTTGGGTACAAAAATCTAGAGATAAAGGATTTATGATTTGGGTAGATTTACGTGATCGTTACGGAATTACTCAACTTATTTTTGATGAAGAACGTACGCCTAAATCCATCATGGAACAAGCACAAAAGTTAGGTCGTGAGTTTGTGATTCAAGTTAAAGGAACCGTAATCGAACGTGAATCTAAAAACAAAAATATACCAACAGGTGATATTGAAGTTTTAGTAAAAGAATTAACCATTCTTAACGAATCTAAGTTACCACCTTTTACAATAGAAGATGAAACTGATGGTGGCGAAGAGTTACGTATGAAATATCGTTACATCGATATTAGACGTAATCCCGTAAAAAACAACTTGATTTTTAGATCTAAAGTCACACAAGAGGTAAGAAACTTTTTATCAAACCAAGGATTCATAGAAGTAGAAACACCTTATTTAATCAAATCTACGCCAGAAGGAGCACGAGATTTTGTGGTACCAAGTAGAATGAACGAAGGTCAGTTTTACGCGCTTCCGCAATCACCACAAACCTTTAAGCAATTACTTATGGTTGGTGGCATGGATAAATATTTTCAGATTGTAAAATGTTTTAGAGACGAAGATTTACGTGCCGATAGACAACCAGAGTTTACGCAAATAGATTGCGAAATGGCGTTTGTAGAGCAAGAAGATATCTTAAATGTTTTTGAAAACTTAACACGTCATTTATTAAAAGAAGTCAATGGTGTTGAAGTTGAAAAATTCCCACGTATGCTTTATGACGATGCTATGCGTCTTTACGGAAACGACAAACCAGACATTAGATTTGGCATGCAGTTTGGAGAACTTAACGAAGTTGCACAACACAAAGATTTTGGCGTATTTAATAAAGCAGAATTAGTTGTTGGTATCGCAGTACCAGAAGCAAACGCTTACACACGTAAAGAAATAGATAAACTTATAGATTGGGTTAAGCGTCCACAAATTGGTGCTTTAGGTATGGTTTACGTACGTTGCAACGAAGACGGCACTTACAAATCTTCGGTAGATAAATTTTACAATCAAGAGGATCTTGCTAAATGGGCAGAAAAAACAGGTGCTAAAGCTGGCGATTTAATTTGTGTACTTTCTGGAGACACAAACAAAGTACGTGCACAACTTAGTGCTTTACGTATGGAAATGGCAGAACGTTTAGGATTACGTAAACCAAACGTATTTGCGCCACTTTGGGTAATCGATTTCCCATTATTAGAACTTGATGAAGAAACTGGTCATTACCACGCAATGCACCATCCATTTACATCTCCAAAACCTGGTCAAATAGAATTATTAGACACTAAACCAGGCGAAGTTAAAGCTAACGCTTACGACTTAGTGTTAAACGGAAACGAAATTGGTGGTGGATCAATAAGAATTCATGATAAAGAAACTCAAGCCATCATGCTTAAACATTTAGGTTTTAGCGAAGAAGAAGCAAAAGCACAATTTGGTTTCTTAATGGATGCTTTTGAATATGGTGCGCCACCACATGGCGGATTAGCATTTGGATTAGATAGATTAGTGGCAATTTTAGGCGGACAAGAAACCATTAGAGATTTTATTGCATTCCCTAAAAACAATGCTGGTAGAGATGTCATGATAGATGCGCCTGCACCAATCGATGATGAACAATTAGACGAACTTAATTTAAGTTTAAAACTTAATTCATAA
- the dxs gene encoding 1-deoxy-D-xylulose-5-phosphate synthase, translating into MSKILQHINSPDDLKTLNQEQLLLLAKELREFIINIVATKEGHLGASLGVIELTIALHYVFNTPTDQLIWDVGHQAYGHKILTGRRDIFETNRQLNGISGFPKRKESEYDAFGVGHSSTSISAALGMAIASRIKGDLNTQHIAVIGDASIASGMAFEGLNHAGVTKANLLVILNDNAIGIDPSVGALKQYLTNVKKGTQKQDNIFEALNFDYSGPIDGHDLPTLINELKRLKSVKGPKFLHVITTKGKGLKQAEADQVKYHAPGQFDAKSGELITKNETKPQPPKYQDVFGHTIVELAKTNQNIVGITPAMPTGSSLKYMMDAFPNRAFDVGIAEQHAVTLAAGMATQGLIPFCNIYSTFLQRAYDQVIHDVATQNLPVIFCLDRAGLVGQDGATHHGVFDLAYLRCIPNLIIFAPRNEVELRNMLYTAQLGLNHPIAIRYPRGRGITVDWKQPFSKIEIGKGVQLIEGKEVAVLSIGTISKNVTEALNSIENPETFSHYDMRFVKPLDAALLHSVLKKHSTIITVEDGTVSGGFGSAIIEFAAKHNYKNNFITKGIKDEFIEHGTTEELQKLNGVDSESLKNLFESIKKAD; encoded by the coding sequence ATGAGCAAAATACTTCAACATATAAATTCGCCAGACGATTTAAAAACCTTAAATCAAGAACAGCTATTACTTTTAGCTAAAGAATTGCGTGAATTTATCATAAATATTGTTGCCACAAAAGAAGGTCATCTTGGTGCTAGCTTAGGCGTAATAGAACTTACTATTGCTTTACATTATGTATTTAACACACCAACCGATCAATTAATTTGGGATGTTGGTCATCAAGCTTACGGACATAAAATTTTAACTGGAAGACGTGATATTTTTGAAACCAACAGACAACTAAATGGTATTTCTGGATTTCCTAAACGTAAAGAAAGTGAGTATGATGCGTTTGGTGTCGGGCATTCTTCAACATCCATTTCGGCAGCATTAGGCATGGCAATTGCTTCAAGAATAAAAGGCGATTTAAACACACAACATATTGCTGTAATAGGAGATGCTTCTATAGCTAGTGGTATGGCATTTGAAGGTTTAAATCATGCTGGAGTAACTAAAGCTAATTTACTAGTAATTTTAAACGATAATGCAATTGGAATTGACCCAAGTGTTGGCGCTTTAAAACAGTATTTAACTAACGTTAAAAAAGGCACACAAAAACAAGATAATATTTTTGAAGCTTTAAATTTTGACTATTCAGGACCAATTGACGGTCATGATTTACCAACATTAATAAATGAACTTAAACGATTAAAATCTGTTAAAGGACCAAAGTTTCTTCACGTGATTACCACCAAAGGAAAAGGTCTTAAACAAGCCGAAGCTGACCAAGTAAAATACCATGCTCCAGGACAATTTGATGCAAAATCCGGTGAGCTTATCACAAAAAATGAAACTAAACCTCAACCACCAAAATATCAAGATGTTTTTGGTCATACTATAGTAGAATTAGCTAAAACAAACCAAAACATTGTTGGAATTACACCAGCTATGCCAACCGGAAGCTCTTTAAAATATATGATGGACGCATTTCCTAATCGTGCTTTTGATGTTGGTATTGCCGAACAGCACGCAGTAACTTTGGCTGCAGGAATGGCCACACAAGGATTAATTCCGTTTTGTAATATCTACTCTACGTTTTTACAACGTGCATACGATCAAGTTATACATGATGTTGCTACACAAAACTTACCTGTTATTTTTTGTTTGGATCGTGCAGGATTAGTAGGTCAAGATGGTGCAACACATCATGGTGTTTTTGATTTGGCCTATTTACGTTGTATCCCAAATCTTATCATTTTTGCACCAAGAAATGAGGTTGAATTACGCAATATGCTTTACACTGCTCAATTAGGACTTAATCATCCAATTGCCATAAGATATCCAAGAGGAAGAGGAATTACAGTGGATTGGAAACAACCATTTTCTAAAATTGAAATTGGTAAAGGCGTACAATTAATAGAAGGTAAAGAAGTTGCTGTGTTATCTATTGGTACGATTTCAAAAAATGTTACTGAAGCACTTAACAGTATTGAAAACCCTGAAACTTTTTCTCATTATGATATGCGCTTTGTAAAACCATTGGATGCGGCTTTACTCCATTCAGTATTAAAAAAACACAGCACAATTATCACTGTTGAAGACGGTACTGTTTCTGGTGGATTTGGCAGCGCTATTATAGAGTTTGCTGCAAAGCACAACTATAAAAACAACTTTATTACAAAAGGAATTAAAGATGAATTTATAGAACATGGCACAACTGAAGAACTCCAAAAACTTAACGGTGTTGATTCTGAGAGTTTGAAAAATTTATTTGAAAGCATAAAAAAAGCAGACTAG
- a CDS encoding chloride channel protein produces MPKQSLLKRFFIWRLKHISEKTFTYILSGLVGLLAGLAAVTLRNITFTIEGTLDNLAVFSKNQVYFILPVLGLFLVYLFVKYISKKNIEHAIPSILFKLSKRSGLIDRSKIYIPLITAPLTVGFGGSVGLLGPAIASGSAISSNLGRLFHVNQQTRTLLIGCAAAGAISSIFKSPIAAIIFAVEVFSLDLTFASLLPLLIASVSSVLTSYFFLGDDLLFNFNFSDKFQIKDTLFYVVLGIGTGFASIYFTKMYFFILQFFERFKTKLLKLIVGGLAIGGMLFLIPPLYGEGFGFINNLLAGDHLSALGTTPFDAFKDNIWVVIALLFGITIFKAIAMTTTFAAGGAGGIFIPTMVMGSALGNVVAKVINNLGLGFYVSETNFTLIGMAGLIAGVLHAPLTAIFLIAEITGGYELFIPLMIAVSMSFIIKKNAFDYTIYTRELALKGELLTHDKDQSVLTLMTLDSVIETNFIALNPKMTLGEMLHKGVAKSTRNLFPVIKKDKTLVGIILLDDVREIMFNQALYDTTFVEDLMHNAPDIIDYKNDSMKDVMTKFQNSNAWNLPVVKDHKYIGFVSKSKLLTAYRRQLINFTKS; encoded by the coding sequence ATGCCTAAACAATCGCTTTTAAAACGTTTTTTTATATGGAGATTAAAGCACATCTCCGAAAAAACTTTTACTTATATTTTAAGTGGTTTAGTTGGATTATTAGCAGGTCTTGCTGCAGTAACGTTAAGAAACATCACCTTTACTATAGAAGGTACTTTAGATAATCTAGCAGTCTTTTCTAAAAACCAAGTTTACTTTATTTTACCCGTTTTAGGATTGTTTTTAGTGTATCTTTTTGTCAAATACATTTCAAAGAAAAATATAGAACATGCTATTCCTTCAATTCTATTCAAACTATCAAAAAGAAGTGGATTAATAGATCGGTCTAAAATTTATATTCCATTAATAACTGCACCTTTAACGGTTGGTTTTGGTGGATCTGTTGGATTACTTGGACCAGCAATAGCTTCTGGATCTGCAATAAGTTCTAATTTAGGACGACTGTTTCATGTTAATCAACAAACAAGAACGTTGTTAATTGGTTGCGCTGCTGCAGGAGCAATTTCTTCAATATTCAAATCTCCAATTGCAGCCATTATTTTTGCGGTAGAAGTATTTAGTTTAGATTTAACTTTTGCTTCATTATTACCGTTATTAATTGCTTCGGTTTCGTCTGTTTTAACATCTTACTTCTTTTTAGGAGACGATTTATTATTCAACTTTAATTTTTCGGATAAGTTTCAAATAAAAGACACTTTATTTTATGTGGTTTTAGGTATAGGTACCGGATTTGCTTCTATTTATTTCACTAAAATGTACTTTTTTATCCTTCAATTTTTTGAGCGTTTTAAAACCAAACTCTTAAAATTAATTGTTGGTGGATTAGCTATTGGTGGTATGTTATTTTTAATTCCGCCACTTTATGGTGAAGGTTTTGGGTTTATAAACAACCTACTTGCTGGCGATCATTTAAGCGCGCTTGGCACAACGCCTTTTGATGCTTTTAAGGATAATATTTGGGTTGTAATTGCCCTACTTTTTGGTATTACTATTTTTAAAGCTATTGCAATGACCACTACTTTTGCTGCTGGTGGAGCAGGAGGAATTTTTATTCCAACTATGGTCATGGGAAGTGCTTTAGGTAATGTGGTTGCTAAAGTCATTAATAATCTTGGTTTAGGATTTTACGTATCGGAAACCAACTTTACCTTAATTGGTATGGCAGGACTAATTGCTGGTGTACTACATGCGCCTTTAACTGCTATTTTCTTAATTGCCGAAATTACTGGCGGTTACGAATTATTTATTCCTTTAATGATTGCTGTATCCATGTCGTTTATAATCAAAAAAAATGCATTTGATTACACCATTTATACTCGCGAACTTGCTTTAAAAGGCGAACTTCTAACACACGATAAAGACCAAAGCGTATTAACTTTAATGACTTTAGATAGCGTAATAGAAACTAATTTTATAGCCCTAAATCCTAAAATGACTTTAGGCGAGATGCTTCATAAAGGCGTTGCAAAATCTACCCGAAATTTATTTCCTGTCATAAAAAAAGATAAGACTTTGGTTGGAATAATTTTATTGGATGATGTTAGAGAAATCATGTTTAATCAAGCCTTATACGATACCACTTTTGTAGAAGATTTAATGCACAATGCACCAGATATTATCGATTATAAAAACGATTCTATGAAAGATGTAATGACTAAATTTCAAAACTCTAATGCGTGGAATTTACCTGTCGTTAAAGACCACAAATACATTGGTTTTGTATCAAAATCTAAATTATTAACAGCATACAGACGCCAATTAATTAACTTTACAAAATCTTAA
- a CDS encoding thrombospondin type 3 repeat-containing protein, giving the protein MKKKLTAILIFVLGLFLITNYFENNSISKESNQIRNLHSQNLKQSPFNSTLELSKTERKAKGLTPNKFYEQEWNLTMNPVTGRPTTEKLQFLRDSIIKLKKSIILSGRVPGDAMDNGWIERGPNNVGGRTRAIMFDPNDTTNETVFAGGVSGGLWKNTNISNPNSQWTRVNIPENLAVSCIVADPNNSNTFYVGTGESYVGGDVNGNGVWKSNDAGLTWVNVFGGITGPTTFESASNITVNTPSSIAGDYLSFPTTAFGPEITSVISADIILVDDGSTLPTEGCNTLVNTTDLAGNIALIRRANCNFTQKVKNAQNAGALGVIMMNNVSGQPIPMGGTDDTITIPSVMISKEDGDLIEAEILGGQSVTGALNPASGTFTGNLVPGIQHINDIKIRNNNGVSEIYIAAGDGFYGSANAATYLGGPEFGLYKSVDNGNNWSEVNLPTLNSGLKICPNDIEIGSDNKIWVSTINSYVYGEGGGRILSSVDGVSFQTEEIIANADRTQIAVSSSNPNKIYVLAEGTSEPVLMFKTEDGFSTINNIALPNDADTGIAANDFTRGQAFYDLMLEVDPNNDNIIYAGGIDLFKSSNSGTSWFQLSHWYGGFGYQEVHADQHALAFGNGNSNVLIFGNDGGVYYSNNSGTNIGSRNKGFNTSQFYTVGVAPTTAFNGEDYFAGGLQDNGTQLFINANQNGVDDSVEAYGGDGAYTFFDQDNDKYFISNYVYNSGINLFNLETNSQVTINNESASNGAFINPQALDSNLDILYSNYSSNGNAIIRRYSGIKAQITLAATDLTYFEFDSTPTAFTVSPYTTNSSTLFVGTVLGDIFKVEEADTDFQTWTELELNNFIVGSISDIELGDSEDEIFVTIHNYGVENIWYTNDGGTTWQTKEGNLPDMPVKCILRNPLNHEEVIIGTELGVWYTTNFSDSSPNWSPAFNGMTNVKVLDLDLRDDNTVFAATYGRGIFSGQFTFDPNGDDDNDGVVNSIDNCPSVANADQLDSDNNGIGDACQDTDQDGILDINDNCPTVANPDQLDSDNNGVGDVCQDSDGDGVFDSVDNCVDTPNPNQEDINNNGIGDICDTSYAAQDNISVEVVSETCEGQDNGKININVNETYVTYTVTVNGPGTNISEQLTTNNLTIENLPVGGPYTVCVSVNEYDHVQCSEVSVEAAETIELELIEQNNGEDIEVNMYRGTAPYTVTLNGEVILITSQDNIILENLKSGLLEIKTAQACEGTFAKQINIIEFKATPNPVVDNLKVILPNGLDADALPVNVYDINGRVVYSDSFDVANNKEIYIPFQSLRSGVYFVNIQSEKAPKTIKIIKK; this is encoded by the coding sequence ATGAAAAAGAAACTCACTGCTATTCTAATTTTTGTTTTAGGCTTGTTTTTAATAACTAATTATTTTGAAAATAATTCAATTTCAAAAGAGTCTAATCAAATTCGAAATTTACACTCTCAAAACTTAAAACAAAGTCCATTCAATTCTACTTTAGAACTAAGTAAAACAGAAAGAAAAGCTAAAGGATTAACTCCAAATAAATTTTACGAACAGGAGTGGAATCTAACTATGAATCCTGTAACAGGAAGACCTACTACCGAAAAACTACAGTTTCTTAGAGATAGTATTATAAAACTAAAAAAATCGATAATTTTATCTGGAAGAGTACCAGGTGATGCTATGGATAATGGTTGGATAGAACGTGGACCAAATAACGTTGGTGGAAGAACTAGAGCAATAATGTTTGATCCCAACGACACAACAAATGAAACTGTATTTGCAGGAGGAGTAAGTGGTGGACTATGGAAAAATACTAATATTTCAAATCCTAACTCGCAGTGGACAAGAGTAAATATTCCTGAAAATTTAGCAGTTAGTTGTATTGTTGCAGATCCAAATAATTCAAATACATTTTACGTTGGAACAGGAGAATCTTATGTTGGAGGTGATGTGAATGGTAATGGTGTTTGGAAGTCTAATGATGCTGGATTAACTTGGGTAAATGTTTTTGGTGGAATAACTGGACCAACAACTTTTGAATCTGCTTCAAATATAACTGTAAACACACCGTCATCAATTGCAGGTGATTACTTATCATTTCCTACTACAGCTTTTGGTCCAGAAATCACTTCAGTAATATCAGCAGATATTATACTAGTAGATGATGGTTCAACATTACCAACAGAAGGTTGTAATACTTTAGTTAACACAACAGATTTAGCAGGTAATATTGCACTAATAAGAAGAGCAAATTGTAACTTTACTCAAAAGGTAAAAAATGCACAAAATGCCGGAGCTTTAGGTGTAATTATGATGAATAATGTTAGTGGTCAACCAATTCCAATGGGAGGAACAGACGACACTATAACAATACCATCAGTCATGATTTCAAAAGAAGACGGAGATTTAATAGAAGCTGAAATTTTAGGTGGTCAATCTGTAACAGGTGCTTTAAATCCTGCTTCTGGTACGTTTACGGGTAATTTAGTTCCGGGAATACAACACATAAATGATATTAAAATTAGAAATAATAATGGTGTTTCAGAGATATACATAGCAGCAGGTGATGGTTTTTATGGATCTGCTAACGCAGCAACTTATCTTGGTGGACCAGAATTTGGACTGTATAAGTCTGTAGATAATGGAAATAATTGGTCTGAAGTAAATCTACCAACATTAAATTCTGGATTAAAAATATGTCCTAATGATATAGAAATAGGATCTGATAATAAAATATGGGTTTCTACAATTAATAGTTATGTTTATGGTGAAGGAGGAGGAAGAATTTTGTCTTCTGTAGATGGTGTTTCTTTCCAAACAGAAGAAATTATTGCAAATGCAGATAGAACTCAAATTGCGGTTTCTAGCTCTAATCCAAATAAAATATATGTTTTAGCAGAAGGTACTTCAGAGCCAGTTTTAATGTTTAAAACTGAAGATGGTTTTTCAACAATAAATAATATTGCCTTACCTAACGATGCAGACACAGGTATAGCTGCTAACGATTTTACAAGAGGACAAGCATTTTATGATTTAATGTTAGAAGTAGATCCTAATAATGATAATATTATTTATGCAGGAGGAATAGATTTATTTAAGTCTTCAAATTCTGGTACATCATGGTTTCAGTTATCTCATTGGTACGGAGGTTTTGGATATCAAGAAGTTCATGCAGACCAACACGCATTGGCTTTTGGTAATGGAAATTCAAACGTATTAATATTTGGTAACGATGGTGGAGTATATTATTCTAACAACTCAGGTACTAATATAGGCTCAAGAAATAAAGGATTTAATACTAGTCAATTTTATACAGTTGGTGTAGCTCCTACAACAGCATTTAATGGAGAAGATTATTTCGCAGGAGGATTACAGGATAATGGTACTCAATTGTTTATTAATGCAAATCAAAATGGTGTAGATGATTCTGTAGAAGCTTATGGAGGTGATGGTGCTTACACATTCTTTGATCAAGATAACGACAAATATTTTATAAGTAATTATGTCTATAACTCTGGAATTAATCTATTTAATTTAGAAACTAATAGCCAGGTCACTATTAATAATGAAAGTGCCTCAAACGGTGCATTTATCAATCCACAAGCACTAGATTCAAATTTAGATATACTATATTCTAACTATTCTTCAAACGGAAATGCAATAATTAGAAGGTATTCTGGTATAAAAGCTCAAATTACTTTAGCGGCTACCGATTTAACTTATTTTGAGTTTGATTCTACACCAACAGCATTTACAGTGTCTCCATATACGACTAATTCTTCTACATTATTTGTAGGAACAGTCTTAGGAGATATATTTAAAGTAGAGGAAGCAGATACAGATTTTCAAACTTGGACAGAATTAGAGTTAAATAATTTTATAGTAGGAAGTATTTCGGATATAGAATTAGGAGATAGTGAAGATGAAATATTTGTTACTATTCATAATTATGGTGTTGAAAATATTTGGTATACAAATGATGGTGGTACAACTTGGCAAACAAAAGAAGGTAATTTACCTGATATGCCTGTAAAATGTATTTTAAGAAATCCACTAAATCATGAAGAAGTTATTATTGGTACAGAATTAGGTGTGTGGTACACAACTAATTTTTCAGATTCAAGTCCAAACTGGAGTCCAGCTTTTAATGGTATGACAAATGTTAAAGTTTTAGATTTAGATTTAAGAGATGATAACACTGTATTTGCAGCTACTTATGGAAGAGGTATTTTTTCAGGTCAGTTTACTTTTGATCCGAATGGAGATGACGATAACGATGGAGTTGTTAATAGTATTGATAATTGTCCAAGTGTTGCTAATGCAGATCAATTAGATTCAGATAATAATGGGATAGGAGATGCTTGTCAAGATACAGATCAAGATGGGATTTTGGATATAAATGATAATTGTCCTACAGTTGCAAATCCAGATCAATTAGATAGTGATAATAATGGCGTAGGAGACGTATGTCAAGATTCTGATGGAGATGGAGTTTTTGACTCGGTAGATAACTGTGTTGATACACCAAACCCAAATCAAGAAGATATAAATAACAATGGAATTGGAGATATTTGTGATACAAGTTATGCTGCTCAAGATAATATTTCTGTTGAAGTAGTTTCAGAAACTTGTGAAGGACAAGATAACGGTAAGATAAATATTAATGTAAATGAAACATATGTAACTTATACGGTTACCGTTAATGGTCCAGGAACAAATATTTCAGAACAGTTAACAACAAACAACTTAACTATAGAAAACTTACCTGTAGGTGGACCATACACTGTATGTGTCTCTGTTAACGAATATGACCATGTTCAATGTTCAGAGGTTAGTGTTGAAGCTGCAGAAACAATAGAACTTGAGCTTATAGAACAAAATAATGGAGAAGATATTGAGGTTAATATGTACAGAGGTACAGCACCTTACACAGTGACTTTAAATGGTGAAGTTATTTTAATTACAAGCCAAGACAATATAATATTAGAAAATCTAAAGTCTGGATTGTTAGAAATTAAGACAGCTCAAGCTTGCGAAGGTACTTTTGCTAAACAAATTAACATTATAGAATTTAAGGCTACACCAAACCCAGTGGTAGATAATTTAAAAGTTATACTGCCAAATGGTTTAGATGCAGACGCTCTTCCTGTAAATGTTTATGATATAAATGGAAGAGTAGTTTATAGTGACTCTTTTGATGTTGCGAATAATAAAGAAATTTATATTCCTTTCCAATCGCTAAGAAGCGGAGTTTATTTTGTAAATATTCAGTCAGAAAAAGCACCAAAAACTATAAAAATCATAAAAAAATAA